The genome window AGGGGTGAATGGGAAGTGGGGGGTGCAGAGCTGGGTTCCACTCTGAGAGGCTGGAAGCAAACAGAGCTTGGGTGATGTTGGGGGGGTTGGTGGGAATGGGAGTGTGGATTCTAAAGGCACAGCCTGGGTGTGAGCCCTGGCACTGCTGTGGGCCCTGTCTGCTCCTCCATTTCCCCTTCTGTGGTAAGGATTAATGGCAGCAAGGCATGCCAGTACAGTGCCCATCACATGTGGGATCACACATGGTGATGGCAATGATGATGATAACATGAGATGGGAAAGTTAAGTGGATGTGCAGGCTGGAGAGAGAGCCACAGGGATGGGCCCCAGTGGGGGAccaaggaggcaggaggaaggctgtGCTGAGATGCAAAGTCTTGTAAGTCACAAAGTATTTTCATGACTGTGGGAAATCTGGTCACCTGGGAGGTGTGAGGGCCCCGGAAGCATGGTTTGGGAAGGTTGCTGGAGGCAGCTACAAGCCAGCCTcaggcagcagcagggctggagaCCCAATGCTGCTCCTGTTGAGTGAGGGTGACACAGAGACTTAGAGACCCTCAGTTGGGGGCAGTGACTCAGGCCCCTTGGTGGATTTAGTGGGGAGGGTGATTGACCATTTCTGGGCCACAGGGAGAGGCCAGGGGAGTGGAGGACCACCAAAGGACACTCCTGTCCACCCTGCCAGCCAGGGGCTGGAGTGGGCCAGATGAAGCCagtgggctgggctggcaggagggTCCTGAGGGACCCAGCCCAGCCAATACTTCCTGGTCAGAGCTGGGAGTTGAGGCTTCAGCAGAGAGGAAGCACCTGAGCCCCAGTAATCAGGCCCCAGTGTAGAGGACTGAgttcagcccctccctccctctcaccctctctctttcagtttcacttttgttttcctgttcGGGCCTTCTGCCTGTGGGGATCCATGCTCCAGGAGGGGTAAGCAAAGGAGTCCTGGTTGAGGGTGTGGGCTGAGGCTGCCCAGCAGAGGGGGTCTGGGGTGTAAGTGCTGTCTGTGGGGCCACCCACAATCAGGGGGAACTGGGGAACACTGCAGAAaggcctggggagaggcaggaggggtggAGCAGGCATTTCTCTACCCAGCAGATGCCCTCTCCCAGGGTTGCCATGGcagaggtggaggcaggggcaGCAGTGGAGGTCTGTGGACTGTCCCCCGATGTGTCCGATGAGCTGCTCACTCTCTACTTCGAGAACCGCCGACGGTCTGGTGGGGGGCCTGTCTTGAGCTGGCAGAGACTTGGCTGTGGGGGCATTCTCACCTTTCGAGAGTCTGCAGGTGAGGGGGTGCCAGCTGAAGGGGCAGCCTGGGTGCCCTGATGCCCTGATGCCTGATGTTCTACCCCACTTCTGCCTGCAGACGCTGAGAGGGTCTTGGCCCAGGCAGAGCACGAATTACATGGTGCCCAGCTAAGCCTGCGGCCAGCTCCTCCACGTGCCCCTGCACGACTGCTGCTCCAAGGACTGCCCCCTGGCACTGCACCCCTCCTTCTGGAGCAGCATGTCCAGGCCCTGCTACAGGCTGCGGGACTCCCAGTGCAGCCCTGCTGCGCCATGGCCAGCCCCCGGCCAGACCGGGCCCTGGTCCACCTGCCCAAGCCCCTTTCTGAGGCAGGTGAGAGGCGGGAATGGGGCTGAGGTGCTGGTTAGGGGAGATGCCCCAAACCGACCTGCACATTCTCCACAGAAGTCCGTGTCTTGGAGGAGTGGGCCCAGAATCTGGGCCTGGAGGGGGCCACGGTGTCCCTGGCCCAGGTGCCCCAGGCCCGAGCAGTGCGTGTGGTGGGGGGTACCCCCTCCATAGACCTCCTGCTGCTGGAGCTGTACCTGGAGAATGAGCGCCGCAGTGGTGGGGGGGCCCTGGAGGGCCTGCGCATCCTACCCAGGCATCTGGGGACTGTCGTCTCCTTCCAGCAGTGGCAGGGTGAGTGGGGCAGGATGGACCCAGCTGAACCCCGCTTTCCCACAGAAACCTGATGGGCTTTCTGTCTTCTCCCTTCCCCAAAGTGGCTGAACGGGTGCTGCAGCGGGACCACTGGCTACAGGGCTCAAAGCTGAGCCTTGTACCTCACTACGACATACTAGAGCCTGAGGAGCTTGCTGAGGACACCAGTGGAGGGGACCACCTGTCCaagctggggcctggggccaccAAACATGCTCTCCTGAAGGCTGGAGGGCTGGCGAGGGCACTGAAGGGTACAGAGACTGTGACAGTGGGCTCTAGAGAGACCCCAGGGCAATTGGAGGCCTCTCTGAGGACAGGTCCAGCGGGGTCTCTGGGACAGACTGGGCCAGTCAGCTCAGAGACCAGGGGCTCTCTGGAGCAGGAGGGGCCCATGAGCCTGGGGACTGTGGGGTATCCAGAGAAGGCTGAGCTGGTGACCCTGGGGTCCATGGTGTCTCCTGCCCTGGGGGAGATCTCTATGGGGGAGCTAGGGCAGGAGGGCCTGGTAGAAATTGCCATGGGCTCACCAGGGCAGGAGGGGCTAGTGGGTCCAGTGGAGATCACTGTGGGGTCTCTGGAGAAGGCAGGGCCGGTGAGCCCGGGGCGTGTGGGGCTGCCAGGGCAGGTGGAGACGGTGCTGTCGATGGAGCCTGGGGCGATGCGCTTCCTGCAGCTCTATCATGGGGACCTTCTTGCTGGCCTGGGAGATGTCGCCCTCTTCCCACTTGAAGGAACAGATGTGACTGGCTTTCGGGTAAATGACTCCTCAGGATGCCTCACCTTTGGCCCCCTCCTCCCACTGGGGACTCTGAGTACCTTTCCTGTGCCCTAAACCTGCAAACTGCCCCTCCCCATGGTCCTGCAGCTCTGTGGAGCCCTGGCTCCATGCCAGGCAGCTGAAGAGTTCCTGCAGAGTCTGCTGGGCAGCATTAGTTGTCATGTGCTGAGCCTGAAGCACCCAGGCAGCGCCAGGTTTCTCCTGGGCCCAGAGGGGCAGCACCTTCTTCAGGGGCTGGAGGCTCAGTTCCAGTGTGTCTTTGGGACAGAGCGTCTGGCCAGGGCCGCTCCGGACACAGACTCTGAAGAggtagagatggagtcctgcCCCTGCCCTTTCTTATACCCCAGATTCCAGGACCTCTACCCTTGCCCAGAGGCTGATTGTCCTGACATCCTCTCCCTACAGGTGGACCCCACTGAGGCCCTCCCGATCCTCCCTGGCAGTGCCCACATCCTGTGGCCCCCAGACAGTACAGGCAATGACCGGGAGAACATGAGCCTGGGTACAGCTCCCTGGGAACCCTTAGCACGTCTTAAGGCCCTTGCTTGAcctcctgctctgccctgctctgtgttTCCACCTGTCTAGTGACCCTTCCCAGGCCCACCCTGTACCTGCTAAACCTGCTAGCTATCTTTCACCCATTTTGACTCCACCTGTCTTCAGTGACACCCTGGCTGGGCCCAACCCCTGACCCAGtggcctctccctgctcccagagGAGGTCCGAGAACTGCTGGCCACCCTGGAGGGCCTGGATGGGGAAGACTGGCTGCCTCTAGAGCTGGAGGAAGAGGACCTTGAGGAACAGCCAAAGGAGGGGGTAACTCCAGGACATGAGGAGGGTGATCCTGTGGTTCCCAGCACTGGGGCACCTGGACGGCTGGAGGAGGAGGCCGCACTGCAGCTGGCCCTCCACCGGTCATTGGAACCTCAAAGCCAGGTGGCTGAGCAGGAGGAGGCTTCTGCGCTACAGCGAGCCCTGGCCCTCTCCCTGCTGGAGCAGCCCCTGTCAGAGGTAGAAGAGCCCCCAGGTGGGGCGATTGGTGGTAGGGCCCAGCTGGTGGTGCACACAGCCTTTGAGCAGGACATAGATGAGCTGGACCAGGCACTAGAGGCTGCCTTGGAGGAACACCTCTGGGAAGAGACAGCGGGTCCTCAGAGCCATATGCTGCCCACAGAGCTATGTGCTCGCCTCGAGCGGTGCCATGGTGTGAGCATTGCCCTGCGTGGGGACTGCGCCATCCTCCGTGGCTTTGGGACCCAACCTGCCCGTGCGGCCCGCCACTTGACTGCACTTCTGGCAGGCCCCTGGGATCAGAGTTTGGCCTTTCCCTTGGAAGCTTCAGGCCCTACCTGTGAGTCTGCATCCTGGACtaggggagggtggggtgggccaGCTATCAGGAGCTAGTGCCCCAGACATGGCCCTGACACCCTGTCTCCCCATGTGTCAGTGCCAGAGCAGGGCCTGAAGGAGCCCTTAAGCAGGCTGGAGCAACTGGCAGAGAGCACTAGGGAGTTCCAGGAGGTGGTGCAGGCCTTCTACGACACCTTGGACGCTGTCCACAGCAAGATCCGCATTGTCCGGGTGAGTCTGTGCTCTTTTTCACTGGCCTCATGGCCTCCTGGGCTCTTGGCACCATTAGCACCTTACAGAGTCTGTGAGCTGTCACTCTTGCCTACATCAAGGTCGGCTCAGTGCAGGCAGACTGGAAAACTgatggtgggggtaggggggcagGTAGCACGAGGCCTCCCaagcccccttccctgcccagggGATGTTCACAAAGTCAAGtaggagagacaggagggcagaagTTAGTGGGGGTCCCTAGAATCTGACAGGCCAGAGCGAGGGTCCCTGCTCTGCCAGTTACAGCCAGGTGACCAGGGACTGTGTGAccttctccatgcctcagtttccttctctagAGCATGGGGTGGTGATGCCATCTCATGGCCATTGTGAGGATTACTTATTCCACAGATGTGTACCGTGTGCTGTTCTGGGGGCTCTTCTGCCTCCAAAGGGGGCCACTTCATCAGGGAAAGGGCCAGGACTTGCTGCAGCTCGGCAGCCTCATCCTGTATTCTTACTTGCTAAATGTGGCAACTCTGAGCATGAGTGTGTTTCAGAAAAGGCTGAGAATCATTGGTGGGGAGCCAGAGAGAAATTTCAGGATCCCCAGGAGCCACCAGCCTATCTGGGCAGCTGAAGGAAgaagaggctgagaaggagggacagggaaggccAGGGAAGCATGAGCACATGGGTTACAGGAGGCAACAGGGGGATGAAGAAGGGAAATGGGGTCCACAGCATCTGCACTGCCTAAAGGAAGGTCTGCGGAGAGATGGTCTATTGGCTAGTtggtgtggggtggggatggagagtAAATAGGAGGTGTGGGCAGGGACAACAATGGAAATAATAAGCTGGTTACAGGAGGGAGTGATGGGAGAGTAGCCAGAGGGGAGAGCAGGGTTGAAGACAGAGGTTTTCCACTTGGGAAGACTCAGTGTGCTCATAGCTGAAGTGAAGGAATCCACAGAGATGGCTGGGCACAGCCAAGTGAGAAGAAAGCGACAATGAAGATCTGGGGTCACTGTGCTAGTGAGACTGGGCCGGACACTCACAACTCTTGATGCTCAAAGTTGTGGGTggggccagcagcatcagcctcCACCTGGAACTGGTCAGAAATGCAGAAAGAGCTGCTGGTCTTCTCCAGACCTGGCCCAGTCACCTACCACcacccactaccaccaccaccgccaccatcactaccactatcaccaccatcactaccatcaccTTCACCATCACCATCCCCACcacaaccatcaccatcaccatcaccgcCACCCACCACCTTCACCACTGCCACCCATCACCATCACTGCCACGCACCACCATCGCTGCcacccaccaccatcaccaccatccaccaccatcaccttcaccatcactgccacccaccaccatcaccattatcactgtcaccatcaccaccatcaccatcatcaccttcaccaccaccaccatcatacCTTCACCACTGCCacccaccatcatcaccatcaccactacgACCACCGTCGTCATCattaccatcaccatcaccacacatcaccatcatcaccttcACCATTCACCACCACCTTTACCAATCACCATCATCACAATCACCATTACCTCCCATCACCATGATCactcaccaccatcaccatcaactTCACCATCACCACCCAGATGCACTGTGCTCATATCCTGCTGGTTTTGTTAATTACATGCACTTGGTTCTCCTAGTGAGCACCTTTATGACTTTAGATGGTAACacttgaatcttttttttcccactaaaCAACTTTAGAGACTGCTTCTTTCCTTCATGCACAGAAGATGAGGAGAATGGgcctcccttctctcttgcttACTCCTTCCTCTTCCATCTCATGGTTTGGTcagttacattattttatttatttatttattttttagacaaggtctcactctgttgctgggtagaatacagtggtgttatcatagctcactgcaaccccaagctcctgggctcaaacgatccttctgcctcagcctcctgagtagctgggactattggtgcacaccaccatgcccagctaatttttctgttttttggtagatatgaggtcttgctctgactcaaggtggtctcaaactcctggcttcaatcctcccaccttggcctcacaaagtgttAAGATtattggcatgagccaccatgcccagttaattgaAACTCTTTTTATTATGTAGTCAAAGTTTATAGACAAATTTCACATTGTATTCTATAACTATCATGAAGCCTCCATGCTTGGGCCATAGGTTGATAGACACACtatgataatgaaaaaatatctaCCATTGAACcatagagaaggaaatgaagtcCTAGTTATTAAAACTGTGTTGCATGAAAGAGAATGTTCTAGGATTCAAGGTCTAAtagcttctctttcttttacttactTGATTTTTTCTGGGTCATGCTAGATTGTTGGGTTACTCTTTGTGCCCTGTCACCCTCTTTCATGATTCTTGTGTTTAGTGGGAGTATCCCCTTGAGTGGGTAGTAAACATCTTTGACTTTTAAGTTTATGGTACCTTTTACAATTAGAGGTATTTTGCAACTATAATTTGATATTAGTGTTAACTTTCCATGTTCTTACATGTCCTAATAAGTCCTTATTTGTCCTCATTCACTCTTCATTAATGGTTTGACTGGATATAGTGTTCAGGTTCAAAATATGTTTTCCCTCAGATATTTGAAAGCTGctctttttttcacttctaaaaattttttcttggaaAGTTACAAAAAAATTCCTCCCTGGTTTCTTAGCATCTGGTATTGGTAGTGAGAAACCTAATGTAAGAATATGAGATTTTTCCACCcatttgtatattgatcttgtgtatgtgtgtgtgtgtgtgcatgcactcTTGTAGGGTTTTCTTCCACCTTGAAGGTTGAGGTTTCCTGGCAGGTAGGTAAGTGCCAGGGGTGTGTCTTTTCCCATTGTCCTTCTTGGTATTTTATGGATCCTCTCCATCTGAAGATCTGCCTCCAGCTCAGGGAAACTGCCTTCCTTTGTGTGTTCCCGTGCTTTGGCATCCTCTGGAGCTCCTGCTTTGAGCGAAGACCTCATGCTGCCTCACCTGCTCTCTCAGGGTTCCCTTCTCTCTTTAGCTTTGCACTCGGCCTCAGTTCCTTAACTCCATCTAGACCCGAAAGCTGGGTCTTTAGCTTTAACCATTTCATTATTTGGCTCACTCAGCAGTTCCCATTCTTCATGTAAGAACTCTCttattttcagactttttcttttttcatagcaCGTAGTCTTATTTAATCAATATCATATTTTTTTGCATCACTCTGAAGAGActagaatttctttaaaagcttttCCCAGGGCTGATTGTCTGGTGGTCACCTGAGGCCTTCTCTCCCACCTGAGCCTTCCAACACTGAGAGGTCCGTGGGCATCTCTTGTGTTGGAAGTAGGGTCCTGTGGGCAGTGCAGGCACCTGGCCCAGCTTTTTTCTGCAGAGGCCTGGCTTGGGGTGTGTGGGTGGGTCTGCCCACCTGCAGGCCTCCATGGAGGGCTCAGACATCTCTGGGGGGACTCAGGCCTCTCTGGAATTCTTCTGTTACTTGCCCCATGTATGTGCTGGGCAGAGCATGATGGGAGCTGCTAGGTCTTCTCCAAACCCTGAACTCCACCAGAGGAGGGCTCTAGATTGCAGGGCTCAAGTCTGCCCTGGGTCAGCCCAGGGGCACAGGGACAGCCTCTCAATTGCCTGTTCCTGACCGAGTCACCCTGGGCAGGTGGAGCGTGTGTTGCACCTACTACTGCAGCAGCTGTATGAGCTGCACCGGGAGCGCCTGCTGCAGCACTGTGACCGGCACCCAGTGGAGCAAGTCCTGTATCACGGCACAACAGCGCTGGCCGTGCCTGAGATCTGCGCACATGGCTTCAACCGCAGCTTCTGCGGCCGCAACggtcaggcctgggctgggcaggggcgggggtTCTGCCCACCCCTATGACTCTGACCTCCACCCGTCCTGCCCCGCAGGCACGCTCTATGGGCAGGGTGTGTACTTCGCCAAGCGCGCCTCCTTGTCGGTGCAGGACCAATACTCACCCCCCAACGCTGACGGCCACAAGGCGGTATTCGTAGCACGGGTGCTGACGGGAGACTATGGGCAGGGCTACCGCGGTCTGCGGGCGCCCCCGCTGCGGGCCTCTGGCCACGTCCTCCGGCGCTACGACAGCGCCGTGGACTGCCTGGACCAGCCCAGCATCTTCGTCATCTTTCACGACACCCAGGCGCTGCCCACCCACCTCATCACCTGCGAGCACATGCCCCGGGCTTCCCCAGAGGACCCCTCTCGTCTCTTGGGCCACTCCCCGGCCACCTGACCAAAGAGGCCACCCTCTGGCGTTCTGCTCCCCAGGATCCTCACTCCTCACTGCCCTCTTTCCTCTGGGGACGCCCTGGCCTCTTGCTGCGTGGGGCCGGGTGGGGGGCAAGGCGACAGCAGCGGACGAGGAGGGCGGGGGCGGTCCTGTCTTGCCGACCCAACCACCAGGGGtcagcagagcccagagccccagccaccaccacccGTCTTGGCCACACCTTGCCCGAGCGCGGCTCTGTTGTTTGAATAAACGTTTAGGTGAAGCCAGGCGTAGTGCCTCTGGAGCTATGGGAAAGACCTGTTTGGGGAGTGGGGGACCTCATCGTGACAGGGGCGGGGTCGGCTGCCCCGCGAGGCGGCCCGGGGTAGCAGACCAAGGCTACGCCGGGACGACAGTGTGGGGCGTGGCCGAGCGCGCACCCGTGCGGCCCCACGCCGTCCTGGTGTCACGCACGCTTGTCCCAACAACGTCTCCTTGCCTACCCGCTCGCTCTGTACGCTCGGAGAGCAGGCTGCGCCGACAAAGTGTGCGCACGCGGGGGTCGCACCCGCCGCGGACCAGATCTCGTGGGCATAGCTCACATGCTCtcggcggggccggggcggggctcGGGCTAGGACTCGCCCAGCCTGCGCCGCCTCCGCGGCTCCCGGGTCCTAGCAGTCTGGCTGCGCCGCCGAACTGAGGAGAGTGGAGCCACCAGGAACGTAAGAGCAGGGCTGGGATGGAGAGGCGCACAGCGTGCGGGAGCCGTAGAGTCTGGGTGGGGACTCCGGCCGCAGGCAACCCGGAACTAGGGGCTACGCTGCGGCCGATCCTGCCCTCCTTCTCGAGGGCAGCACCTCCCTGCGCGCCCGAGACTGCGGAACTGGACGGGCGGTGCCCCGGGTGTGGGCAGGGAGGCTGCTGGGGAGGCGCGGCTGGCCGCGGGGCTGCGGACGGGGCGCTGGAGCGGACGCGGCCCTCGGAAGAGccagtggggggcgggggggttgGCCCCCTGCTCTGTGCCCGCTGACTCCTCCCTAGCCCTTGGCCTGAGAGCGGAGGCACAGAGCCCACATTGTGCCCCCACACCAGCCCGCCCCCGCCTAGACAGAACCCCATTCACCTCCCACACGCCAGTGCTCTGGAGGACGGGGAGCTGGGGAGTGAGTACGCGTGGGTATGCGTGCGCTCTGGTTGCGCCCGCGATGCCGGCGTACACGACACGCAGGGTGGGCTACAGGAGCGGCAACACGGGCTCCCTCCCGGCCTTGCCGCAGCCGAGCTCCCACGGCCCACGTCGCTGCGGCTCCAGCTATTTATAGGCTGCCACTGCGGAGACCGCGGTGGGGCCGCGCGGGGCTGAGGTGCGATGGGGTGATGGAGAGTCCTAGAGACCGAGACAGCTTGGAGATAGAGGCtcagtgttgggggtgggggttgggtgtCCTTCCCTGATGCCCCAGTGAGGAGAGGGGCAGTGATCAGCGTTTGCTGATGGCCTCACTTACCTGCTGATTCCAGGATTCGAGGAGAGGGAGCCCGGGTTTGGGAAGGAGGGATGGGAGGCCGGCGTCTGGGTGACGATAATCACGCCGCTCCTGTGTGACAGGGTGGAGAGTGGATTCAGTGCTGTGGATGGGGTGAGCCCCTGGGTATCAAGATACAGGGGTCTGGGTTTGGGTAACTAATAGTGGCAGTCAATGCTTGCGGGTCAGGGTGGCAAGGGTGGTCACTGTCTCGCTGATAGACTAGAGGGGTGAGGTTAGTGTCTCCGGAGTTGTCACCGTGTGGGCATCTGAGAGAcgggctggaggaaggagggttGTCAACATCTGGGTTGACGGTGTATGGTCCGTATGTGGATGAGGCAGAGCATAGGAGAACCGTGGGTGTCAGTGTCCAGATGATAGGGTGGATGGAATGGTGTCAGTGTCTAGGTGAGGAAGAGGGTCGGTCAGTGCGCACCATCTTCTCCCTCCAGTGGTAGAGGTGTGACTCTTCCTGCCCCCGCTCCAGGAGGCATGTCGGGTGAGGACTCTGAGGTGCGGGCAGTGGCTGAAGATGTCTCCAATGGAAGCAGTGGCTcgcccagccctggggacacacTGCCCTGGAACCTTGGGAAAACACAGCGGAGCCGGCGAAGTGGGGGTGCCGCTGGGAGCAACGGAAGTGTCCTGGACCCTGCTGAGCGGGCAGTCATTCGCATTGCAGGTAACACCGGCGGGGCAACTCTTCAGCACACCTTGTTTGGGCACATTTTGTGTGCTGTATGCAGGTGCTGGGACTGGGTGAGAAGTTTGCTGAGATCTGTGGGTCAGGGAGGgctcctgcagtcccaggtaAGTGCAGATAACACAGTGCCACCTGCTGGCCCCACCTGGGAAGCTGCAGTGGCCTGAGGTTGGGCTCCTTgctgcagtggcaccatcactgGCCTCATGACAAGGATCCAGGGCCCGCATGTGACCATAACTTCTTGGGCTTCTGGGGCAGAGCTGCCCACCAAGCCCCTGGTCTTGGCTGCCACCAACCGGGGCAGGTGGGAGTGTATACGAGCAAGACAGGAGGGGGTGCCTGTTTGTccagagccccagcccctccctgagccAGGGTCTGGCCTTGCCCTCCAGTAGCTGCCagtgtggggaggaggatgggaaagACACAGTGAGAGGCcccagggaaggggtgggcagCTAGAGGGTAGCCCCTCCCTGTAGGAAGTTGGTGACCTAGGGCTGGGGGCCACTTGGCCCGATGTACTGGGAAAGGGAGGAGCCAGTGGAGGGTCTCTAGGCTTCTTTGCAGTACTGCCCTAGTCCACCACTAGGACCCCTAGGGGGATCAGGAGGCACCTGAGGGGGGGGGACTGCAGGAGGATGGGAGGGTGGACTGAGACTTGTCTGGAGAGGGCTGGGAGGCCAGGTGCTGAGCCTGAGGAGCTTGGTTGGTGGGAGCACAAATGTGGCTTGTGGAAGTGGAGAGGGACAGAAAAGAGTGCAGGAAGCTCTGTCGCCACCCTGCACCTGGCCCCTGGGGCCGGTGTGGGCAGTGCATGCCCTTCTGGGCTTTTCATATCACATACGGATTTTAATGAATGAGGTCATCTTTTTCCCACTTGAAAGGGTCAGGAATGTTCTTTCTCAGCCCTGACCTTCTTCAGCATCACCTTTAAAGATGT of Lemur catta isolate mLemCat1 chromosome 9, mLemCat1.pri, whole genome shotgun sequence contains these proteins:
- the PARP10 gene encoding protein mono-ADP-ribosyltransferase PARP10 gives rise to the protein MPSPRVAMAEVEAGAAVEVCGLSPDVSDELLTLYFENRRRSGGGPVLSWQRLGCGGILTFRESADAERVLAQAEHELHGAQLSLRPAPPRAPARLLLQGLPPGTAPLLLEQHVQALLQAAGLPVQPCCAMASPRPDRALVHLPKPLSEAEVRVLEEWAQNLGLEGATVSLAQVPQARAVRVVGGTPSIDLLLLELYLENERRSGGGALEGLRILPRHLGTVVSFQQWQVAERVLQRDHWLQGSKLSLVPHYDILEPEELAEDTSGGDHLSKLGPGATKHALLKAGGLARALKGTETVTVGSRETPGQLEASLRTGPAGSLGQTGPVSSETRGSLEQEGPMSLGTVGYPEKAELVTLGSMVSPALGEISMGELGQEGLVEIAMGSPGQEGLVGPVEITVGSLEKAGPVSPGRVGLPGQVETVLSMEPGAMRFLQLYHGDLLAGLGDVALFPLEGTDVTGFRLCGALAPCQAAEEFLQSLLGSISCHVLSLKHPGSARFLLGPEGQHLLQGLEAQFQCVFGTERLARAAPDTDSEEVDPTEALPILPGSAHILWPPDSTGNDRENMSLEEVRELLATLEGLDGEDWLPLELEEEDLEEQPKEGVTPGHEEGDPVVPSTGAPGRLEEEAALQLALHRSLEPQSQVAEQEEASALQRALALSLLEQPLSEVEEPPGGAIGGRAQLVVHTAFEQDIDELDQALEAALEEHLWEETAGPQSHMLPTELCARLERCHGVSIALRGDCAILRGFGTQPARAARHLTALLAGPWDQSLAFPLEASGPTLPEQGLKEPLSRLEQLAESTREFQEVVQAFYDTLDAVHSKIRIVRVERVLHLLLQQLYELHRERLLQHCDRHPVEQVLYHGTTALAVPEICAHGFNRSFCGRNGTLYGQGVYFAKRASLSVQDQYSPPNADGHKAVFVARVLTGDYGQGYRGLRAPPLRASGHVLRRYDSAVDCLDQPSIFVIFHDTQALPTHLITCEHMPRASPEDPSRLLGHSPAT